In the Paenibacillus sp. FSL H7-0357 genome, one interval contains:
- a CDS encoding TnsD family Tn7-like transposition protein, with translation MIFEFNPHPDELLYSVLARFNLVSRNVMIGSKETVQDAFSSRTASAVYDLPTRLSILHSNLPVGTHFTPERMIQNLTLYRLYAPFLPPDRAEKVIEKMKMDGDVHTTIGVLASRIPFLSHMRYCHECIVEDCNQFGEPYWHISHQIPGIHICHKHYSRLLTSSLQVSSRENKHEFIDISQAITSGEEVSQDNPSEHERFLANAAYWLLRNEPPIIGLEVIREKYIACLQQEGYASFSGKVHNEKFMRSFVGFYGRDFLRSLDCEVIYKEQNWLLKMVRKQRGAAHPIQHLLMMHFLGLSPDIFFTTEIKYLPFGEGPWPCLNRGASHVGHATIREVKITRDYDTGLPMGTFSCPCGFVYSRRGPDRTVEDRSRIGEVKVFGKTWEKQLLKLSSEGKTITSIASVLGCDRGTVIKYKRILAGGVQEEAICAREVPEDRERNKRRKRWLQLQQIHPLATRKELREMAPKDFAWLYRHDNQWLYQQLPDITVPQKYSDTRVNWEARDQQMLIAATTVVEKELSTEEKPERITVSMIGKRIAELGVLQKHPEKVPLTIAFIHQAVETLEEFQIRRVKYVAEELRRDKELVLQWKIVRKAGLRPGFSEAVTQQIHLECKNI, from the coding sequence ATGATCTTTGAGTTTAATCCTCATCCTGATGAATTGCTGTACAGTGTCTTAGCTAGATTCAATTTGGTTAGCCGAAATGTAATGATCGGTAGTAAAGAAACCGTACAGGATGCATTTTCAAGCAGAACGGCATCTGCCGTTTACGATTTACCAACAAGGCTTTCTATACTACACTCTAATCTCCCCGTGGGCACACATTTTACTCCCGAACGAATGATTCAAAATCTAACCTTGTATCGATTATATGCACCCTTTTTACCTCCTGATCGTGCTGAAAAGGTAATTGAGAAGATGAAGATGGATGGTGATGTACATACAACTATTGGTGTACTTGCTAGTCGTATTCCTTTCCTTTCTCATATGCGATATTGCCATGAGTGCATAGTCGAAGACTGTAATCAATTTGGAGAACCTTATTGGCACATTAGTCACCAAATTCCTGGGATACACATTTGTCATAAGCATTATTCGCGGCTTCTTACTAGTTCACTTCAAGTTTCGAGTCGAGAGAATAAACACGAGTTTATTGATATATCACAAGCGATTACTTCAGGGGAGGAAGTTAGTCAGGATAATCCCTCGGAACATGAGCGTTTTTTAGCCAATGCAGCGTATTGGCTATTGAGAAATGAACCACCCATTATTGGACTAGAGGTGATCCGAGAAAAATATATCGCTTGTTTACAGCAGGAAGGTTATGCAAGTTTTTCAGGAAAGGTTCATAATGAAAAGTTTATGCGGTCTTTTGTAGGTTTTTATGGCCGAGATTTTCTTAGATCACTAGATTGTGAAGTGATTTATAAGGAACAAAATTGGTTATTGAAAATGGTTCGAAAACAGCGTGGAGCCGCACATCCGATTCAACATTTATTAATGATGCATTTTTTAGGGTTGAGTCCTGATATATTTTTTACCACGGAAATAAAATATCTTCCCTTCGGTGAAGGGCCATGGCCTTGCTTAAATCGAGGTGCAAGTCATGTCGGGCACGCGACCATTCGTGAAGTGAAGATAACACGGGACTATGATACAGGACTGCCTATGGGGACATTTTCTTGTCCTTGTGGATTTGTATATTCCCGCCGTGGGCCCGATCGGACGGTAGAGGATCGATCCCGAATCGGTGAAGTCAAAGTTTTCGGGAAAACGTGGGAGAAGCAACTGCTTAAATTGTCGTCAGAAGGTAAAACGATTACGAGTATCGCCTCAGTACTTGGTTGCGATAGAGGTACGGTTATCAAATACAAGAGAATATTGGCTGGGGGAGTTCAAGAAGAAGCTATTTGTGCACGAGAGGTGCCTGAGGATCGTGAGAGAAATAAGCGGAGAAAACGATGGCTCCAGTTGCAACAAATTCATCCCCTGGCCACCAGAAAAGAGCTTAGGGAAATGGCACCAAAGGATTTTGCCTGGCTCTATCGGCATGACAACCAGTGGTTGTATCAACAGTTACCTGATATAACGGTACCCCAAAAGTATTCAGATACTCGGGTGAATTGGGAAGCGCGCGACCAGCAGATGCTTATCGCCGCAACTACTGTAGTCGAAAAGGAGCTTTCAACTGAGGAAAAGCCTGAGCGTATAACCGTCAGTATGATTGGTAAACGAATTGCTGAACTGGGTGTTTTACAAAAACATCCAGAAAAAGTGCCTTTAACGATTGCATTTATACATCAGGCTGTGGAGACACTTGAAGAGTTTCAAATTCGCAGAGTTAAGTATGTAGCAGAGGAACTTCGCCGTGATAAAGAATTGGTGTTACAGTGGAAAATTGTTCGTAAAGCTGGTTTAAGGCCAGGCTTTTCGGAAGCAGTTACACAACAGATTCATCTAGAGTGTAAAAATATTTGA